In Pseudothermotoga hypogea DSM 11164 = NBRC 106472, the following are encoded in one genomic region:
- the trmD gene encoding tRNA (guanosine(37)-N1)-methyltransferase TrmD has protein sequence MRIIIATIFPNFVRVVKEYGVIAQAVEEGKIEIEIMNLRDFAHDRHRTVDDYPYGGGPGMVMKPEPFFELHDHCKQQFGDLYTILTSPQGITLNNKLAMELSKKKNLLIFCGRYEGIDERVKSLVDLEISIGDYVLSGGELAAMVICDAVSRFVPGVVEDESVKRDSFYNDLLDHPQYTRPVEYRGLRVPEVLLSGNHEMVELWRTAESLKLTALRRPDLFLARQFSVEEKKALIHLIQELVECVERHKDSPDSLSGSGKRW, from the coding sequence ATGAGGATCATAATTGCAACGATTTTCCCAAACTTCGTGAGGGTCGTCAAAGAGTACGGTGTGATCGCACAGGCTGTGGAAGAGGGAAAGATCGAGATAGAAATAATGAACCTTCGAGACTTCGCGCACGATCGACACAGAACCGTGGACGATTATCCTTACGGTGGCGGGCCGGGCATGGTTATGAAACCGGAGCCCTTTTTTGAACTGCACGATCACTGCAAGCAACAGTTCGGTGATTTGTACACGATCCTCACATCGCCACAGGGAATCACACTGAATAACAAACTGGCGATGGAGCTTTCAAAGAAGAAGAACCTTCTAATATTCTGTGGCAGATACGAAGGTATCGACGAGAGAGTCAAGAGCCTGGTGGATCTGGAAATTTCTATTGGTGACTATGTGCTGAGCGGGGGAGAACTGGCAGCGATGGTGATCTGTGACGCCGTCAGCAGGTTCGTTCCAGGAGTGGTCGAGGACGAATCAGTGAAGAGAGATTCTTTCTACAACGATTTGCTCGATCATCCTCAGTACACGAGGCCCGTTGAGTACAGGGGTCTTCGCGTTCCTGAAGTGTTGCTGAGTGGAAACCACGAAATGGTGGAGCTGTGGAGGACTGCGGAGAGTCTGAAACTGACAGCGTTGAGGAGACCGGACCTTTTCCTCGCAAGGCAGTTCTCTGTCGAAGAGAAGAAGGCCCTCATTCACTTGATACAGGAGCTGGTGGAATGTGTTGAACGACATAAGGATAGCCCTGATTCATTATCCGGTTCTGGGAAAAGATGGTAA
- the rpsP gene encoding 30S ribosomal protein S16, whose product MVRIRLTRLGKRHMPFYRIVVVDSRRRRDGAYIESLGYYNPLRNPAEIKVNVERAVEWILKGAQPSDTARDILSKAGVMKRVHEIKYGKRETTDETGA is encoded by the coding sequence GTGGTAAGGATCAGACTCACAAGGTTAGGAAAGAGGCACATGCCTTTCTACAGGATCGTCGTGGTTGATTCAAGAAGGAGGCGTGACGGAGCGTACATCGAGTCGCTGGGTTATTACAATCCCTTGCGCAATCCGGCAGAGATAAAGGTCAACGTTGAGAGGGCAGTCGAATGGATCTTGAAGGGTGCGCAACCCAGCGACACGGCGAGGGACATACTCAGTAAAGCCGGCGTGATGAAGAGGGTGCACGAAATCAAGTATGGTAAGAGAGAAACCACAGATGAAACAGGTGCTTGA
- a CDS encoding KH domain-containing protein yields MKQVLEHIVKGIVKHPEDVVVVEFDEANGKVLEIVVNEEDVGQVIGKDGRTIKSLKVLLSALFDVEDFTLRVVR; encoded by the coding sequence ATGAAACAGGTGCTTGAGCACATCGTCAAGGGAATAGTCAAACATCCCGAGGACGTCGTTGTCGTCGAGTTCGACGAGGCTAACGGCAAGGTCCTCGAGATCGTTGTGAACGAAGAAGACGTAGGTCAGGTCATAGGAAAAGACGGTAGAACCATCAAGTCACTGAAGGTCCTGCTATCGGCACTCTTCGATGTGGAAGATTTCACTTTGCGGGTGGTAAGGTGA
- a CDS encoding MFS transporter, whose protein sequence is MAKYSNPFRALKNRNYFLFWLPQSISLIGTWIDTTLRGWVAVNLFAENKAAGFIGLIALLKGLPTVILSPACGVIIDWFGPKNVLLFTQIADALNATLMAYLVYRNVLNAVQLLVLSVVMGISQAFYLPSRNSFIGSIVPKKLLSNALALHAMIFNLARMIGPSIAGFVVEYKGLGFGFVVNALTFLPLIVSLMFIRVQKPVQQHVQRDFFADLKAGIRYVASSKVLLVTFLSSTIYAVFGMPYSMLMQAFAKSAVKTGLTGYGLIMGSMGLGALVGAMLAGSLEIDTVIKFKEERFILWIGLSTLVSFLYPPAAYVMSFLNGAAQTIFFNTANTRTQYLSPPNMRGRTMSLYALINTGGSPAGTFLFGLLANAIGIRNTYGILAFAMIAYFLTRRIVKSLQLDLESLSQIR, encoded by the coding sequence ATGGCGAAATATTCTAATCCTTTTCGTGCACTGAAGAACAGGAACTATTTCCTTTTTTGGTTACCACAGAGTATCTCTTTGATCGGCACCTGGATTGATACCACACTCAGGGGCTGGGTTGCTGTCAACCTTTTTGCTGAAAACAAAGCAGCGGGGTTTATTGGTTTGATCGCCCTGCTCAAAGGACTTCCCACGGTCATCCTTTCTCCTGCATGTGGCGTGATCATAGACTGGTTTGGTCCTAAAAACGTTCTGCTCTTCACACAGATCGCGGATGCACTCAATGCGACACTCATGGCGTATCTGGTTTACAGGAACGTTTTGAACGCCGTTCAGCTGCTTGTGCTCAGCGTCGTGATGGGAATTTCCCAGGCCTTCTATCTGCCATCGCGTAACAGCTTCATTGGATCCATTGTTCCAAAGAAATTGCTTTCGAACGCACTCGCCCTCCATGCCATGATATTCAACTTAGCAAGGATGATAGGACCTTCCATTGCAGGGTTCGTGGTCGAATACAAAGGTTTGGGGTTCGGTTTCGTGGTGAACGCCTTGACGTTCTTGCCATTGATCGTCTCTCTGATGTTCATAAGAGTACAGAAACCTGTGCAACAGCACGTTCAAAGGGATTTCTTTGCAGATCTGAAGGCTGGCATACGCTACGTGGCATCCAGCAAGGTTTTGCTGGTCACCTTTCTTTCTTCGACGATTTACGCCGTTTTCGGCATGCCTTACAGCATGCTGATGCAGGCGTTCGCGAAGAGTGCTGTGAAGACGGGACTCACAGGCTATGGGTTGATCATGGGATCGATGGGACTTGGAGCGCTCGTTGGTGCCATGCTCGCGGGCTCTCTCGAAATCGACACGGTGATAAAGTTCAAAGAAGAACGCTTCATACTGTGGATCGGACTGAGCACCTTAGTTTCCTTCCTCTACCCACCGGCGGCGTACGTTATGTCTTTCCTGAACGGTGCCGCGCAGACGATCTTCTTCAACACGGCAAATACAAGGACTCAATATCTTTCGCCTCCAAACATGCGTGGCAGGACCATGTCTCTCTATGCGCTCATCAACACCGGAGGTTCACCAGCTGGTACCTTCCTCTTCGGCCTGTTAGCAAATGCGATCGGGATAAGAAACACCTACGGGATCCTGGCCTTCGCGATGATCGCTTACTTTCTCACCAGAAGGATCGTCAAATCGTTACAGCTCGATCTGGAGAGTCTTTCTCAAATCAGATAA
- a CDS encoding M42 family metallopeptidase codes for MDKLVEKLIELCSVPGVSGREEKVRQHLIEKLEVPHRVDNVGNLIVELGEGEKTVALMAHMDEIGLIVTGVNNDGTLNFRKVGGFDDRILAGSHIQVVTESGILEGVIGITPPHLSSQQTTENLRIDIGCRSKDEAEALGVKVLDYAVFKKHASLLNGEFFAMRSLDDRFGCLALLEVLNGVKDKKLDKKVYFVWTVQEEIGLKGAKAFVSNHRIDVCYAIDSFACCSVLTGDVAVGKGPILRMLDNSAFANYDLMRQILNLAEKHSLPVQVGVTGGGTDGSVAMEFGAKMVPITLAVRYLHTPAECISIKDLKNLIELLIVLVTENV; via the coding sequence GTGGACAAACTCGTGGAAAAGTTGATCGAACTGTGTTCTGTTCCAGGAGTGTCAGGGAGAGAAGAAAAGGTTCGACAACATTTGATCGAGAAGCTGGAGGTTCCCCACCGTGTGGACAATGTTGGAAACCTCATCGTGGAGCTCGGTGAAGGAGAAAAAACTGTTGCGCTCATGGCACACATGGACGAAATCGGTCTGATCGTTACCGGCGTGAACAACGATGGAACGCTTAATTTCAGAAAAGTAGGAGGCTTCGACGACAGGATCCTCGCAGGTTCGCACATTCAGGTCGTGACTGAATCAGGAATATTGGAAGGTGTGATCGGCATCACACCACCACATCTTTCAAGCCAGCAAACAACTGAGAATCTGAGAATAGACATCGGTTGCAGGAGCAAAGATGAAGCCGAAGCGCTCGGTGTAAAGGTGCTGGACTACGCGGTCTTCAAAAAACACGCGAGCTTGCTGAACGGTGAATTCTTTGCGATGAGATCGCTCGACGATCGTTTCGGCTGTCTGGCGTTACTCGAGGTTTTGAACGGAGTGAAAGACAAGAAGCTCGACAAAAAAGTCTACTTCGTTTGGACGGTTCAAGAGGAGATAGGCCTTAAGGGCGCCAAAGCGTTCGTGTCGAACCACAGGATAGACGTGTGTTATGCGATCGATTCTTTCGCGTGTTGTTCAGTCCTCACCGGAGACGTCGCCGTGGGCAAAGGACCAATCTTGAGAATGCTGGACAACAGCGCCTTTGCGAACTACGATCTTATGAGACAGATCCTGAACCTGGCTGAAAAGCACAGTCTCCCAGTGCAGGTTGGCGTGACAGGCGGGGGCACTGATGGTTCTGTAGCTATGGAGTTCGGAGCGAAGATGGTGCCCATAACGCTTGCAGTCAGATACCTGCACACTCCTGCAGAATGCATTTCGATAAAGGATCTGAAGAACCTGATAGAACTTCTGATTGTTCTCGTTACAGAAAACGTGTAG
- a CDS encoding 3'-5' exonuclease, giving the protein MRTRPTDLIFCAMDTETTGTDPLAGDRIVEVAMVPIYKGKILYRGIYHSLVNPQIRVPATIEKVHGIGNEQLQNAPSMDEVFDKIRSYISRSVMIFHRAEFDLTFLDFTAKDVGTFLPTVRFLDTYEIAELLFRERKTLSWLAKHYDLPAPTHRALDDAIITAKIFLRMTRDLRMDVTELVKTWSGE; this is encoded by the coding sequence TTGAGAACGAGACCGACGGATCTCATCTTCTGCGCCATGGACACGGAAACAACGGGTACCGATCCTCTGGCCGGCGATCGCATAGTAGAAGTCGCCATGGTGCCCATCTACAAGGGCAAGATTCTCTACAGAGGGATCTACCATTCTTTGGTGAACCCGCAGATACGAGTCCCAGCCACGATCGAAAAGGTGCATGGTATAGGGAACGAACAGTTGCAGAACGCACCGAGCATGGACGAAGTTTTCGACAAGATTCGCAGTTACATAAGCAGGTCGGTCATGATCTTTCACCGTGCGGAGTTCGACCTGACCTTTCTCGATTTCACGGCCAAGGATGTTGGAACTTTCCTTCCCACTGTGCGTTTCTTGGACACTTACGAGATCGCCGAACTGCTCTTCAGGGAGAGAAAGACTCTCTCCTGGCTCGCAAAACATTACGATCTTCCAGCACCCACACACAGGGCCCTGGATGATGCGATCATCACTGCGAAGATTTTTTTGAGAATGACTCGTGATTTGAGGATGGACGTTACCGAATTGGTGAAGACATGGAGTGGTGAATGA
- the rimM gene encoding ribosome maturation factor RimM (Essential for efficient processing of 16S rRNA), translating to MSEYIVIGKITRTHGLFGNVKVFPMTNVKEVFSNLKQVFIQDEARNGIYRVTVQKMKKVGKEYLVKIEGIDSLEKAKKIVGLQLAIRLEDLPKLKTGEYYFYQLLNVEVYDEQGKRLGKVVDIIETGSNDVAVVKGDSGEILIPMIKECVVEFEPQKKLVVRLLEWM from the coding sequence GTGAGCGAGTACATCGTGATCGGCAAGATCACGCGAACTCACGGTTTGTTTGGTAACGTCAAGGTTTTTCCGATGACCAACGTGAAGGAGGTTTTCTCCAACCTCAAACAGGTTTTCATACAGGACGAGGCCCGCAATGGAATTTACAGAGTCACAGTTCAGAAAATGAAAAAAGTTGGTAAAGAGTACTTGGTGAAGATCGAAGGTATAGACAGTTTGGAAAAAGCCAAGAAGATCGTGGGATTGCAACTGGCGATAAGACTCGAGGATTTGCCAAAACTCAAAACCGGTGAATATTACTTCTATCAGCTGTTGAACGTCGAAGTATATGACGAGCAAGGCAAAAGATTGGGCAAAGTGGTCGACATCATAGAGACCGGTTCGAACGATGTCGCGGTAGTGAAAGGCGACAGTGGTGAGATTCTAATACCCATGATTAAGGAATGCGTCGTAGAATTCGAGCCACAGAAGAAGCTCGTGGTCAGGCTTCTGGAGTGGATGTGA
- a CDS encoding PhoH family protein, which yields MVKNYVLDTNVLVHDPESIYSFEDNNIVIPLPVLEELDSLKRRSDSVGRSARQVVRELDRLRQSGDLSKGVRLENGGTLTVMSLTNLREDFVEYFRSKYIDNWILAYVVRLSRTSSIPTILVSKDISLRVKASALGIQAQDYLTDRSNLALLPDGYRMSERTISEGESLDGFLENEYIKSPNGYFKVKQGKAAKLSLDLSSTIWGVQPLNEEQLYAMDAMMDDDVSLVTLVGMAGTGKTLIALACALEKTINQKKYRRIIVARPLVPMGKDVGFLPGSLEEKLEPWMQPIMDNLEFLFDRVEMSLKEFLKKNVMEIEALSFIRGRTIPNQFVIIDEAQNLTPHEVKTILTRIGNNTKVVLCGDPYQIDTPYLDKDSNGLVYAASRLIGNPLVAHITLKMGVRSALASLAAERL from the coding sequence ATGGTTAAGAACTACGTTCTGGACACCAACGTTTTGGTCCATGATCCGGAGAGCATCTACAGTTTCGAGGATAACAACATCGTCATACCCCTTCCGGTTCTCGAAGAGCTCGATTCGCTCAAGAGAAGATCTGACTCAGTGGGCAGGTCGGCAAGGCAAGTGGTGAGAGAACTGGACAGGCTCAGACAGTCTGGAGATCTTTCCAAAGGCGTGCGTTTGGAAAACGGAGGAACGTTGACAGTGATGAGCCTGACAAACCTCAGGGAAGACTTCGTCGAGTATTTTCGATCCAAGTACATAGACAACTGGATTCTCGCGTATGTCGTGAGACTGAGCAGAACGAGTTCGATCCCGACGATACTGGTGAGTAAGGATATAAGTTTGCGGGTGAAAGCCTCCGCATTGGGCATCCAGGCACAAGATTATCTGACGGACAGATCCAATCTCGCGTTGCTTCCAGATGGCTACAGAATGTCTGAAAGAACCATCTCGGAAGGGGAATCGCTGGACGGCTTTCTCGAGAACGAGTACATCAAGAGTCCCAACGGGTACTTCAAGGTGAAGCAAGGCAAGGCAGCGAAGTTGTCTTTGGACCTTTCGAGCACGATCTGGGGCGTTCAACCTCTGAACGAAGAACAGCTCTACGCTATGGACGCAATGATGGACGACGATGTTTCTTTGGTAACGCTGGTTGGAATGGCTGGGACAGGTAAAACACTCATAGCACTCGCCTGTGCGCTGGAAAAAACGATCAACCAGAAGAAATACAGAAGGATCATCGTGGCGCGTCCACTCGTTCCCATGGGCAAAGACGTGGGATTCTTACCCGGTTCGCTCGAGGAGAAGCTCGAGCCTTGGATGCAACCGATCATGGATAATCTGGAATTTCTCTTCGATCGTGTGGAAATGAGTCTGAAGGAGTTTCTGAAGAAGAACGTCATGGAAATAGAAGCACTCAGTTTCATAAGGGGAAGAACCATACCGAACCAGTTCGTGATCATAGATGAAGCCCAGAACCTGACGCCACACGAGGTGAAAACCATTCTCACCAGGATCGGAAACAACACGAAGGTCGTATTGTGCGGTGATCCATACCAGATAGACACACCTTATCTGGACAAAGACAGCAACGGCTTGGTGTACGCGGCCAGCAGGCTGATCGGCAACCCCCTCGTAGCGCACATCACTCTGAAGATGGGGGTTAGATCTGCTCTGGCGAGCCTGGCCGCGGAGAGATTGTAG
- a CDS encoding sulfite exporter TauE/SafE family protein, producing MLYFLVFLSGIASGFLNVVGGGGSLITLPLLTLLGMDLSIANGTNRIAILMQNITAVRSFYKDKVLPVKLSLLCAIPATIGSIAGTYVVVNIPQTLLKKIVGVLLLVMAFFIIAKPSMWSGQKKERLNVALIVLAFFGIGFYGGFIQAGVGFFFVFFTAVLLGLDLVKNNALKVFIVLLYTPFSLLIFLLNGKVQPLAGVILGAGSMIGAQLGAKFAVKKGVNWLRYILLATVVASGVSYLI from the coding sequence TTGCTGTACTTTCTCGTCTTTTTGTCTGGAATCGCGTCGGGCTTTTTAAACGTTGTGGGCGGTGGTGGAAGTCTCATAACTCTGCCTCTGTTGACGTTGCTGGGTATGGATCTGAGCATTGCAAACGGTACGAACAGGATCGCCATCCTGATGCAGAACATAACGGCGGTCCGAAGCTTTTACAAAGATAAAGTGTTACCCGTGAAACTGTCTTTGCTGTGTGCCATTCCCGCAACGATAGGTTCGATCGCGGGGACTTACGTGGTGGTGAACATACCTCAGACTCTTCTGAAAAAGATCGTAGGTGTACTACTGCTCGTGATGGCCTTCTTCATTATTGCGAAGCCTTCCATGTGGTCCGGACAGAAGAAAGAACGGTTGAACGTTGCACTCATCGTTCTGGCCTTTTTTGGCATCGGCTTCTACGGTGGCTTCATTCAGGCAGGAGTTGGCTTTTTCTTCGTCTTTTTCACCGCCGTGTTGCTTGGACTCGACCTGGTGAAGAACAACGCGCTGAAGGTTTTCATAGTTCTACTGTACACACCGTTTTCGTTGCTCATATTCCTTCTCAACGGGAAGGTGCAGCCGTTGGCAGGCGTTATCCTCGGTGCGGGCAGCATGATTGGGGCTCAACTCGGAGCGAAGTTCGCGGTGAAAAAGGGCGTTAACTGGCTCAGGTACATCTTGCTCGCAACGGTTGTTGCCAGCGGTGTGAGTTATCTGATTTGA
- a CDS encoding RNA methyltransferase, whose amino-acid sequence MLNDIRIALIHYPVLGKDGKIVSSAVTNLDVHDIARTARSYGIRKYYIVTNLPAQQEVVKTVLNYWVEGAGREYNISRTEALKLVELKSYIEDVLDAIKQDTGKEPLLFFTSAKKRPNSISYKEGAEIIRKTERPVLILFGTSWGMPQELVDMCHYVLEPVREKSDYNHLSVRAAAAIIIDRLIGEEV is encoded by the coding sequence GTGTTGAACGACATAAGGATAGCCCTGATTCATTATCCGGTTCTGGGAAAAGATGGTAAGATAGTTTCCAGTGCGGTGACGAACCTGGACGTGCATGACATCGCGAGGACAGCGCGAAGCTATGGGATCAGGAAGTACTACATCGTCACGAACCTGCCAGCACAGCAGGAAGTGGTGAAGACTGTCCTGAACTACTGGGTCGAAGGAGCCGGCAGAGAATACAACATCAGCAGAACGGAGGCACTCAAGCTTGTCGAATTGAAGTCCTACATAGAAGACGTCTTGGATGCAATAAAGCAAGATACGGGCAAAGAGCCCCTGTTGTTTTTCACCTCGGCCAAAAAGAGGCCAAACAGCATCAGTTACAAAGAGGGTGCCGAGATAATAAGAAAAACTGAGAGACCTGTACTCATATTATTCGGAACGAGCTGGGGTATGCCGCAGGAATTGGTGGATATGTGTCATTACGTTCTCGAACCTGTTCGCGAAAAATCGGATTACAACCATCTTTCAGTGAGAGCGGCTGCCGCAATAATCATAGACAGGTTGATTGGAGAGGAGGTATGA
- a CDS encoding mechanosensitive ion channel family protein codes for MTVVIRLIKTAITVAVAYGAYRFLYASILKGAERLGKELRMKNTLRIILLTITFVIALMVVLGIWRVNLLPYVTALGIGGIAVGLAIQEPLSNFISGLLVIFTGKLHENDVVEIDGITGIVEVVNYNHTVLRTFDGKHVLVPNKQVWNQRLINYWPTNVRRFTLKVSVSYGSDLEKVLEILRKCIEEEPFVEKSPERSNSIVFAEFGSSSIDFNVNFWVQRQNYFDALNSLANRIKRELEANGIVIPFPQLDVHIKERVV; via the coding sequence ATGACTGTGGTCATCAGGCTGATTAAAACTGCCATCACTGTTGCTGTCGCTTATGGTGCTTATCGGTTCTTATACGCAAGCATACTCAAAGGTGCGGAAAGACTCGGTAAAGAACTTCGAATGAAAAACACGCTTCGGATCATACTCCTCACGATTACTTTTGTTATCGCTCTTATGGTTGTCCTGGGAATCTGGCGAGTGAACTTGTTACCCTACGTGACGGCCCTTGGAATCGGTGGAATCGCGGTCGGTTTGGCAATCCAGGAACCACTTTCGAACTTCATCAGTGGTTTGTTAGTGATATTCACAGGGAAGCTCCACGAGAATGACGTCGTTGAGATAGATGGTATCACCGGTATCGTCGAGGTTGTGAACTACAACCACACAGTACTGCGGACTTTCGATGGGAAACACGTCTTGGTGCCCAACAAGCAGGTGTGGAATCAAAGACTTATCAACTACTGGCCCACGAACGTTAGAAGATTCACCCTGAAGGTTTCAGTTTCCTACGGAAGCGATCTCGAAAAAGTCTTGGAGATACTCAGAAAATGCATTGAAGAAGAACCATTCGTTGAGAAGTCCCCAGAACGGTCCAACTCGATTGTTTTCGCCGAATTCGGTTCATCCTCGATAGACTTCAATGTGAATTTCTGGGTCCAGCGTCAGAACTATTTCGATGCTCTCAACAGTTTGGCAAACAGGATCAAGAGAGAACTCGAAGCCAATGGCATCGTGATACCGTTCCCGCAACTCGATGTGCACATCAAGGAGAGAGTGGTTTGA
- a CDS encoding ABC transporter ATP-binding protein: protein MANVVIETQNLVKNFGKICAVKDLNLKVFQGEIYGFLGPNGAGKTTTIRLLTGTLKPTSGTVRVLGMDMKQDEIKIKRSIGVVPDEPRMYSNLKGYEFLNFIIEIFGLDKRTMHDRIEELSTAFGVNYLDKYISDMSHGMKQKLLLMSVLMRKPKVIFLDEPTVGLDAKSAKILKLLLTKYASEGCTIFMTTHVLEIAEKMCSRIGIIDKGLLIAEGTMDELRKLVKDNVASLEDVFLRLTATEQDILQIVEEL, encoded by the coding sequence ATGGCGAACGTTGTCATAGAAACTCAGAATCTGGTCAAGAATTTCGGAAAAATTTGTGCGGTCAAGGATTTGAACCTCAAGGTTTTTCAGGGTGAAATCTACGGTTTTCTCGGTCCAAACGGAGCCGGAAAGACGACGACGATCAGATTGCTCACCGGAACGCTCAAACCCACTTCCGGAACTGTTCGCGTGCTCGGCATGGACATGAAGCAGGACGAGATAAAGATCAAGAGATCGATCGGCGTTGTTCCCGACGAACCACGTATGTATTCGAACCTGAAGGGTTACGAGTTCCTAAACTTCATCATCGAGATATTTGGTCTGGACAAGCGAACGATGCATGACAGGATCGAAGAGCTCTCCACAGCCTTTGGAGTGAACTATCTCGACAAGTACATCTCCGACATGTCTCATGGAATGAAACAGAAACTGCTTTTGATGAGTGTGTTGATGAGAAAACCTAAGGTGATCTTTTTGGATGAACCAACCGTCGGCTTAGATGCCAAATCTGCGAAAATACTGAAGTTGTTGCTCACGAAGTACGCATCGGAAGGTTGCACGATCTTCATGACGACGCACGTACTCGAGATAGCAGAAAAAATGTGCTCGCGGATAGGTATCATAGACAAAGGTTTGCTCATCGCGGAAGGCACGATGGACGAACTGAGGAAGCTTGTGAAAGACAACGTGGCGAGCCTGGAAGATGTTTTTCTGCGCCTGACTGCGACAGAGCAAGACATACTTCAGATCGTTGAGGAGCTGTGA
- the ffh gene encoding signal recognition particle protein, whose product MFENLQEKLSKIFKTITGQGRLTEKNINEAVRQVKLSLLEADVNYKVVKDFVENVKQKALGEEVLRSFTPDQQFIKIVRDELINIMGRANAPLELRHHPSVIMLVGLQGSGKTTTAGKLALHLRKQGRSPMLVAADTYRPAAIDQLEKLGKSINIPVFCGDRKNAIQIVKGALKAAQDLRCNVLVLDTAGRLHIDDEMMKELEDIKALTNPDEILMVIDAMVGQDAVNSALEFDRRLSLTGFIVTKLDGDARGGVILSISYVTGKPVKFIGVGEKLDALEPFYPDRIAGRILGMGDVLSLIEKAEKELDKEKMEATAKKLLQAQFTLEDFREQLRELKKLGPLSSVFEMLPGAPKIDVNASEKELKKIEAIINSMTAEERKNPRILNASRKLRIAKGSGTTVQDVNKLLKSYEQMRELMQRFKHGKLKLPFGL is encoded by the coding sequence ATGTTCGAAAATCTTCAGGAGAAACTTTCGAAGATCTTCAAAACGATCACTGGGCAAGGAAGGCTGACGGAGAAGAACATCAACGAGGCCGTGAGGCAGGTCAAGCTGTCCCTGCTCGAGGCCGACGTCAACTACAAAGTGGTCAAGGATTTCGTCGAGAACGTTAAACAGAAGGCGTTGGGAGAAGAAGTTCTCAGAAGTTTTACACCAGATCAGCAGTTCATAAAGATCGTCAGAGACGAGCTGATCAACATAATGGGACGTGCCAACGCACCGCTTGAATTGAGGCACCATCCTTCCGTGATCATGCTGGTTGGCCTTCAGGGCAGCGGAAAAACGACAACGGCAGGCAAGCTCGCACTCCACTTGAGAAAACAGGGCAGAAGCCCCATGCTCGTTGCCGCCGACACGTACAGGCCTGCAGCTATAGACCAGCTGGAAAAACTTGGTAAGAGCATCAACATCCCAGTGTTCTGCGGAGACAGGAAGAACGCGATTCAGATAGTCAAAGGTGCTCTGAAGGCTGCTCAGGACCTTCGCTGCAATGTTTTGGTGCTCGACACCGCCGGAAGGCTTCACATCGATGACGAGATGATGAAAGAGCTCGAAGATATAAAGGCACTCACCAATCCGGACGAGATACTCATGGTCATCGACGCGATGGTTGGACAGGATGCGGTGAACTCGGCGCTGGAATTCGACAGAAGACTTTCTCTGACGGGTTTCATAGTGACCAAGCTGGATGGTGATGCCCGCGGTGGAGTGATCCTGTCGATAAGCTATGTTACGGGGAAACCCGTCAAGTTCATTGGTGTGGGAGAAAAACTTGACGCATTGGAACCGTTCTATCCTGACAGGATCGCCGGTAGGATCCTCGGCATGGGCGATGTGCTGAGTTTGATAGAGAAGGCTGAAAAAGAGCTCGACAAAGAAAAGATGGAAGCGACGGCAAAGAAATTGCTTCAGGCACAGTTTACGCTGGAAGACTTTCGCGAGCAGCTCAGAGAACTCAAAAAACTTGGACCACTAAGCTCGGTGTTCGAAATGTTGCCTGGTGCTCCAAAAATCGATGTGAACGCGAGCGAAAAAGAACTCAAGAAAATTGAAGCGATCATCAACTCCATGACAGCCGAGGAGAGAAAAAACCCCAGGATTCTGAATGCCAGCAGAAAGTTGAGGATCGCAAAAGGTAGTGGTACAACGGTTCAAGATGTCAACAAGCTGCTGAAATCTTACGAGCAGATGAGGGAACTCATGCAGAGGTTCAAACATGGAAAGCTGAAACTGCCCTTCGGGCTTTGA
- the rplS gene encoding 50S ribosomal protein L19 has protein sequence MDNVVRLIEKDQYRQLPEFRPGDTVRVHVKVVEGGKERIQIFEGIVIKIRGSGLSKTFTVRKIASGGIGVERTFPYHSPVVEKLEVVRKAQTRRAKLYYLRDVKGKIKLKEKRE, from the coding sequence ATGGATAACGTTGTGAGACTGATCGAGAAGGATCAGTACAGACAGCTTCCCGAGTTCAGACCGGGTGATACCGTCAGGGTTCACGTCAAGGTCGTGGAAGGAGGAAAAGAACGAATTCAGATCTTCGAAGGTATCGTCATCAAGATCAGAGGATCTGGCCTCAGCAAAACGTTCACAGTACGCAAGATTGCAAGTGGAGGTATAGGTGTTGAGAGGACCTTCCCCTATCACTCGCCAGTCGTTGAGAAACTGGAGGTCGTCAGGAAAGCACAGACGAGAAGAGCCAAGCTGTATTATTTGCGCGATGTGAAGGGAAAGATCAAGCTGAAAGAAAAAAGAGAGTGA